One genomic region from Spirulina subsalsa PCC 9445 encodes:
- a CDS encoding HindVP family restriction endonuclease: protein MITELALNNFHKISRQVRTAIWLYKMLLDIKQQGQFDYQFIIDSLSYNTKNDKAFAASGTMTNKFMRCDRLTTPRIKKDEIKNIILGGGQHLLSPERRFDAIICNSPELF, encoded by the coding sequence TTGATTACAGAACTTGCACTTAATAATTTTCATAAAATATCCCGTCAAGTGCGAACTGCAATTTGGTTATATAAAATGCTGCTAGATATCAAACAACAGGGACAATTTGATTATCAATTTATCATTGATTCCCTCTCTTACAATACTAAAAATGACAAGGCATTTGCCGCATCTGGCACAATGACAAATAAATTCATGAGATGTGATAGATTAACTACTCCCCGAATCAAAAAAGACGAGATTAAAAATATTATACTGGGAGGAGGTCAGCATCTCCTCAGTCCAGAACGGAGATTTGATGCTATCATTTGTAACTCACCGGAGTTATTTTAG
- the accA gene encoding acetyl-CoA carboxylase carboxyl transferase subunit alpha, whose product MSTPKSRPFLLDFEKPLCELEARIDQIRELAQENNVDVSEQIRELEAKADQLRTEIFSTLTPSQRLQLARHPRRPSTLDYIQAISEEWFELHGDRGGSDDPALVGGVARLDGIPVVMLGHQKGRDTKDNVARNFGMASPGGYRKALRLMEHANQFRMPILTFIDTPGAWAGVEAEELGQGEAIAYNLREMFKFDVPILCTVIGEGGSGGALGIGVGDRILMFEHAVYTVATPEACAAILWKDAAKGPQAASALKITARDLKELGILDQILPEPSNGAHADPLGAAAILKNALISNLEELFGLSPEQRREQRYLKFRQMGKFLG is encoded by the coding sequence ATGTCTACTCCTAAATCTCGACCCTTTCTGCTGGATTTTGAAAAGCCTCTGTGTGAACTGGAAGCCCGGATTGATCAAATTCGGGAGTTGGCGCAGGAGAATAATGTGGATGTGAGTGAGCAGATTCGGGAACTGGAGGCGAAGGCGGATCAGTTGAGGACGGAGATTTTTAGCACGCTCACGCCGTCTCAGCGTCTCCAGTTGGCGCGCCATCCCCGTCGCCCTTCGACGTTGGATTATATTCAGGCGATTAGTGAGGAGTGGTTTGAGTTACATGGCGATCGCGGGGGAAGTGATGATCCGGCTTTGGTGGGCGGTGTGGCGCGCTTGGACGGGATTCCGGTGGTGATGTTGGGGCATCAAAAGGGACGGGATACGAAGGATAATGTAGCGCGGAATTTTGGCATGGCTTCCCCGGGGGGCTATCGCAAGGCGTTGCGTTTGATGGAACACGCCAATCAGTTTCGGATGCCGATTCTCACGTTTATTGATACCCCGGGGGCTTGGGCTGGGGTGGAAGCGGAGGAGTTGGGACAGGGGGAGGCGATCGCCTATAATCTCCGGGAGATGTTTAAGTTTGATGTTCCTATTCTCTGTACTGTGATTGGGGAGGGGGGATCCGGTGGTGCTTTGGGGATTGGGGTAGGCGATCGCATTTTGATGTTTGAACACGCAGTTTATACGGTGGCTACTCCTGAAGCTTGTGCGGCGATTCTCTGGAAGGATGCGGCCAAGGGGCCTCAAGCGGCCTCGGCGTTGAAGATTACGGCGCGGGATCTCAAGGAGTTGGGGATTTTAGACCAAATCCTACCGGAGCCGTCTAATGGCGCTCATGCGGATCCTCTGGGGGCGGCGGCGATTTTGAAAAATGCTCTGATTAGCAATTTGGAGGAGTTGTTTGGTTTAAGTCCTGAACAACGGCGGGAGCAGCGTTATCTCAAGTTCCGCCAGATGGGGAAGTTTTTGGGCTGA
- a CDS encoding ABC1 kinase family protein, with protein sequence MSAFTQTPTSVSYSTPATLPEKPSRPERGKNKYRWNRSNYSKTRRRFDIWVFVLTFLFELWWDSKPWTYPGGYSDDKRRQRRQKQAVWIRESLLELGPTFIKVGQLFSTRGDLFPIEYVSELSKLQDRVPAFSYEQVAAIIQEDTGKAVNELFRSFDPTPLAAASLGQVHKAQLQNGEEVVVKVQRPGLKQLFTIDLAILKRITQYFQNHPRWGRGRDWLGVYEECCRILWEETDYVNEGRNADTFRRNFRGIDWVKVPRVYWRYTSPRVVTLEYAPGIKISHYEALEAAGLDRKILAKLGAEAYLQQLLNDGFFHADPHPGNIAVDSDGSLIFYDFGMMGRINANVREKLMDTLFGIAEKNSDRVISSLIELGALTPTGDMGPVRRSIQYMLDNFMDKPFEEQSVSAISDDLYDIAFDQPFRFPATFTFVMRAFSTLEGVGKGLDPEFNFMEVAKPFALDIMTNSSLSNGNSVFDELGRQAAQMSSTALGLPRRIEDTIEKLERGDIRVRVRASESDRLLRRMATTQLLTNYTLLVSAFTLSATILVVNNIVWAGVILAVAAGGLGINVFRLIRRIDRYDRMP encoded by the coding sequence GTGTCTGCATTCACTCAAACCCCCACCTCTGTTTCCTATTCCACCCCGGCCACGCTGCCGGAAAAACCCTCTCGACCCGAACGCGGGAAAAACAAGTATCGCTGGAATCGGAGCAACTACTCCAAAACCCGGCGGCGTTTTGACATCTGGGTATTTGTTCTCACTTTCCTTTTTGAACTGTGGTGGGATAGCAAACCTTGGACCTATCCCGGAGGATACAGCGACGACAAACGACGGCAACGCCGCCAAAAACAAGCCGTTTGGATTCGCGAAAGTCTCCTAGAACTTGGCCCGACCTTTATTAAAGTAGGTCAACTGTTCTCAACCCGAGGGGATTTATTTCCCATTGAGTACGTCTCCGAACTCAGCAAACTCCAAGACCGCGTTCCGGCCTTCTCCTACGAACAAGTCGCCGCCATCATCCAAGAAGATACAGGGAAAGCCGTTAACGAACTGTTCCGCAGTTTTGACCCTACCCCCCTCGCGGCCGCCAGTTTAGGGCAAGTTCACAAAGCCCAACTGCAAAACGGCGAGGAAGTGGTGGTGAAAGTCCAGCGTCCGGGACTGAAACAACTCTTCACCATTGACCTAGCCATCCTCAAACGGATTACCCAGTATTTCCAGAATCATCCCCGTTGGGGACGAGGACGGGATTGGTTAGGAGTTTATGAGGAATGTTGCCGCATCCTCTGGGAAGAAACAGATTACGTCAACGAAGGACGCAATGCGGACACCTTCCGGCGCAATTTCCGGGGCATTGACTGGGTGAAAGTCCCCCGAGTCTATTGGCGCTACACTTCCCCCCGAGTCGTCACCCTAGAATATGCCCCCGGCATCAAAATCAGCCACTATGAAGCCCTAGAAGCGGCCGGACTTGACCGGAAAATCTTGGCGAAATTGGGCGCGGAGGCCTACTTACAACAGTTACTCAATGACGGCTTTTTCCACGCTGACCCCCACCCCGGCAATATTGCCGTAGATTCCGACGGGTCGCTGATTTTCTACGACTTTGGCATGATGGGGCGCATTAATGCCAATGTGCGGGAAAAACTCATGGATACCCTCTTTGGCATTGCGGAAAAGAATTCCGACCGGGTAATCTCATCCTTGATTGAGTTGGGCGCCTTGACCCCGACGGGAGATATGGGGCCGGTGCGGCGGTCGATTCAGTATATGCTGGATAACTTCATGGACAAACCCTTTGAGGAACAGTCTGTAAGTGCCATTAGCGATGATTTATACGACATTGCCTTTGACCAACCCTTCCGCTTTCCGGCAACCTTTACCTTTGTCATGCGGGCTTTTTCTACCCTAGAGGGGGTGGGCAAGGGTCTAGACCCAGAGTTTAATTTTATGGAGGTGGCAAAACCCTTTGCACTAGACATTATGACCAATAGTAGTTTAAGTAACGGTAACAGTGTGTTTGATGAGTTGGGCAGACAGGCCGCCCAAATGAGTAGCACGGCCTTGGGCTTGCCCCGACGGATTGAGGATACCATCGAGAAATTAGAACGGGGGGATATTCGCGTGCGGGTGCGGGCGAGTGAGTCTGACCGTCTCTTACGTCGTATGGCTACCACCCAACTGTTAACGAACTATACGTTACTGGTGAGTGCTTTTACTTTGTCTGCTACTATCCTTGTAGTGAACAATATCGTTTGGGCTGGGGTTATTTTGGCTGTGGCCGCAGGAGGATTAGGAATTAATGTCTTCCGACTCATTCGGCGTATTGACCGCTATGATCGTATGCCCTAA
- a CDS encoding Stp1/IreP family PP2C-type Ser/Thr phosphatase, which translates to MKRRFTGLTDTGCLRSVNQDDFYIDPDGRFFIVADGMGGHAGGQEASQIATRQIQGYLNEHWESGMNSKQLLEKAIFDANQGILKDQEIHPERADMGTTVVVVLFRDTQPLCAHIGDSRIYRLRDHTLQQVTEDQTWVARAMKMGDLSAEAARVHPWRHVLSQCLGRKDLQKIDIQPLDVQEGDRLLLCSDGLTEEVPDPDIEIILGQSKTCEEAAQSLIDNAKDNGGSDNITVVIVMQD; encoded by the coding sequence ATGAAACGTCGCTTCACGGGGTTAACTGATACAGGATGCCTCCGTTCTGTGAATCAGGATGATTTCTATATTGACCCGGACGGACGCTTTTTCATTGTTGCCGATGGTATGGGTGGACACGCTGGCGGCCAAGAGGCTAGCCAGATTGCAACGCGGCAAATTCAGGGCTATCTCAATGAACATTGGGAGTCAGGGATGAATTCTAAGCAGTTGCTGGAAAAAGCGATTTTTGACGCGAATCAGGGCATTCTGAAGGACCAAGAAATCCACCCGGAACGGGCTGATATGGGAACGACGGTAGTCGTGGTGCTTTTCCGGGATACACAGCCCCTATGCGCTCATATTGGGGACTCTCGGATTTATCGCTTGCGGGATCATACCCTACAACAAGTCACGGAAGATCAAACTTGGGTCGCCCGGGCGATGAAAATGGGGGATTTAAGCGCGGAAGCGGCTAGAGTCCACCCCTGGCGGCACGTTTTGTCCCAGTGTTTAGGTCGGAAGGATCTCCAAAAGATTGATATTCAGCCTCTGGATGTGCAGGAAGGCGATCGCCTTTTATTATGCAGTGATGGTCTAACTGAAGAAGTGCCAGACCCCGACATTGAGATCATTCTAGGACAGTCCAAAACCTGCGAAGAAGCCGCTCAATCCCTGATTGACAATGCCAAAGACAATGGCGGATCCGATAATATTACGGTGGTGATTGTCATGCAGGATTAG
- a CDS encoding DUF6825 family protein → MSNPVTHAFFVGRAFAEVLSEKVEDKLTNALSELGKFDAEQRENLRKFTEEVTARAERELAKVSQTGGVATPSGSGTADVQETIDNLRAEIASLRAAIAAYRK, encoded by the coding sequence ATGAGCAATCCAGTCACTCACGCCTTTTTTGTCGGCCGAGCATTTGCTGAAGTTCTCAGCGAAAAGGTAGAGGACAAGCTGACAAACGCCCTCAGCGAACTGGGGAAATTTGATGCTGAACAACGGGAAAACCTCCGTAAATTCACGGAAGAAGTAACGGCAAGGGCGGAACGAGAATTGGCGAAAGTCAGCCAAACGGGGGGCGTTGCGACGCCTTCCGGCAGTGGGACGGCCGATGTTCAGGAAACCATTGATAATCTCCGTGCTGAAATCGCGAGTTTACGGGCGGCGATCGCAGCTTACCGCAAATAA
- a CDS encoding HindVP family restriction endonuclease, whose translation MTNFTTPKLFGLKYSNRDFSLKKYWGKNQFNSSFPAALCCYLDFKEIPANYLKIQHKKFTHGQISIISLSLP comes from the coding sequence ATGACCAACTTCACAACACCCAAACTTTTTGGATTGAAATATTCCAATCGAGACTTTTCTCTCAAAAAATATTGGGGCAAGAATCAATTTAATTCATCCTTCCCTGCCGCTCTTTGTTGCTATCTAGATTTTAAAGAAATTCCGGCTAATTACCTTAAAATTCAACATAAAAAATTTACTCACGGTCAAATTTCCATAATTAGCTTATCATTGCCTTGA
- a CDS encoding aldehyde oxygenase (deformylating), protein MPEVAVRSEQDFSSEIYKDAYSRINAIVIEGEQEAYNNYLSMGEMLPEHKDELITLAKMENRHKKGFQACGNNLSVTPDMAFAEEYFSQLHGNFKTAYDNGNIVTCFLIQSLIIEAFAIAAYNIYIPVADPFARKITEGVVKDEYKHLNFGEEWLKAHFEESKAELEAANRENLPLVWKMLNQVEKDAKVLGMEKEALVEDFMISYGEALANIGFSTREIMKMSAYGLTAA, encoded by the coding sequence ATGCCAGAAGTTGCCGTCCGTTCAGAACAAGATTTTAGTAGCGAAATTTACAAAGACGCTTATAGTCGCATCAACGCTATTGTGATTGAAGGAGAACAAGAGGCCTATAACAATTACTTGAGTATGGGCGAAATGCTCCCGGAACACAAGGACGAATTGATCACCTTGGCCAAAATGGAGAATCGTCACAAGAAGGGCTTTCAAGCTTGTGGCAACAATCTGAGTGTCACGCCTGACATGGCTTTTGCTGAGGAATATTTTTCCCAACTGCATGGGAATTTTAAAACGGCCTATGACAATGGCAACATCGTGACTTGTTTCCTGATTCAGTCGTTGATTATTGAGGCGTTTGCGATCGCCGCCTACAATATCTATATCCCGGTGGCGGATCCCTTTGCCCGCAAAATTACGGAAGGGGTGGTCAAGGACGAATACAAACACCTCAATTTTGGGGAAGAGTGGCTCAAAGCCCATTTTGAAGAGTCTAAGGCCGAATTAGAGGCGGCTAATCGGGAAAATCTGCCTCTGGTGTGGAAAATGCTTAACCAAGTGGAAAAAGATGCCAAAGTCCTGGGCATGGAAAAAGAAGCGCTGGTTGAGGATTTTATGATTAGCTATGGGGAAGCTTTGGCGAATATTGGTTTTTCTACCCGCGAAATCATGAAAATGTCCGCCTATGGTTTAACGGCGGCCTAA
- a CDS encoding long-chain acyl-[acyl-carrier-protein] reductase, with the protein MFGLIGHLTSLEHAQAVAHQLGYPEYGDQGLDFWCSAPPQIVDEITVTSLTGQVIQGKYIESCFLPEMLSQRRIKAAIRKILNAMATAQKNGVDITALGGFSSIVFENFNLKENKQVRDVELDFGRFTTGNTHTAYIICRQVEQMSAQLGMDLAQATVAVCGATGDIGSAVCRWLDQNTEVQDLLLIARDQERLQALQGELGRGKILGLEEALPLADIVVWVASMPRGVDISSIPLKNPCLLIDGGYPKNLDSQLQQPGVHVLKGGIVEHALDIQWKIMEIVEMDVPDRQLFACFAEAMLLEFEQWHTNFSWGRNQITVQKMEQIGAASVKHGFKPLLHF; encoded by the coding sequence ATGTTTGGTCTTATTGGTCACTTGACAAGTCTTGAACACGCCCAGGCCGTAGCTCATCAACTCGGATATCCGGAGTATGGCGACCAAGGGTTAGATTTTTGGTGTTCTGCCCCCCCGCAGATTGTGGATGAGATTACCGTGACCAGTCTCACGGGACAGGTCATTCAAGGAAAATATATTGAGTCCTGTTTTCTGCCGGAAATGCTCTCTCAACGGCGGATTAAGGCGGCGATTCGCAAGATTTTAAACGCGATGGCCACAGCCCAGAAAAATGGCGTTGATATTACCGCCCTGGGTGGATTTTCCTCTATTGTTTTTGAGAATTTCAACCTGAAAGAAAATAAACAGGTGCGGGATGTAGAACTGGATTTTGGGCGTTTCACCACGGGGAACACCCACACGGCTTATATTATCTGTCGGCAAGTGGAACAGATGTCCGCTCAGTTGGGGATGGATCTAGCTCAGGCGACGGTGGCCGTCTGTGGGGCGACGGGGGATATTGGGAGCGCGGTCTGTCGTTGGCTGGATCAAAATACTGAGGTGCAGGATTTACTGCTGATTGCGCGAGATCAAGAGCGTTTACAAGCCCTGCAAGGGGAATTAGGACGGGGGAAAATTTTGGGACTGGAGGAGGCGTTACCTCTGGCGGATATTGTGGTCTGGGTGGCCAGTATGCCGCGAGGGGTGGATATTAGTAGCATTCCGTTGAAAAATCCCTGTTTGTTGATTGATGGGGGCTATCCTAAAAACCTCGATAGTCAGTTACAACAGCCCGGTGTTCATGTGCTGAAAGGGGGGATTGTGGAACACGCTCTGGATATTCAGTGGAAGATTATGGAAATTGTCGAGATGGATGTTCCGGATCGTCAATTGTTCGCCTGTTTTGCGGAGGCGATGTTATTGGAATTTGAACAATGGCATACGAATTTCTCCTGGGGGCGCAATCAAATCACGGTGCAAAAAATGGAGCAAATCGGCGCAGCTTCTGTTAAACACGGCTTTAAGCCGCTCTTACATTTCTAA
- a CDS encoding DNA cytosine methyltransferase, whose product MKCVDLFSGCGGFSLGFQQAGFEVCQAFDHWDSAVNVYRKNFKHPSFLMDLRQEKEASAIISEIQPDLIMGGPPCQDFSSAGKRNPALGRASLTYSFANIVCEVKPHWFVMENVPQIKKAKILKQVIDKFIETGYGISSVILEASYCGVPQARTRFFLIGHLDDKHNQLNDLFKQNLSDKPMTIRDYLGDRLGIAFYYRHPRNYNRRGIFSIDEPSPTIRGVNRPLPKGYKLNSCDPQNIDLSQIRPLTTQERSYLQTFPASFSWEGTKTDLEQMIGNAVPVQLAKFVGQIIGQYLAQGSGKIPTLFELEEEFNLAQMALHRL is encoded by the coding sequence TTGAAATGTGTCGATTTATTCTCAGGATGTGGTGGCTTTTCTTTAGGCTTCCAACAAGCAGGTTTTGAAGTCTGCCAAGCTTTCGATCATTGGGATTCTGCTGTTAATGTGTACCGGAAAAACTTTAAACACCCTAGCTTTTTAATGGATCTCCGTCAAGAAAAAGAAGCGAGTGCCATCATTTCAGAGATCCAACCCGACCTAATCATGGGTGGCCCCCCTTGTCAAGACTTTTCCAGTGCCGGAAAACGCAATCCTGCATTAGGGAGGGCGAGTTTAACCTATAGTTTTGCTAATATTGTTTGTGAGGTTAAGCCCCATTGGTTTGTCATGGAAAATGTTCCGCAAATCAAAAAAGCTAAGATTCTTAAACAAGTTATTGACAAATTTATAGAAACTGGCTACGGGATTTCTTCTGTGATTTTAGAGGCTTCCTATTGTGGTGTTCCCCAAGCGAGAACACGATTTTTTTTAATCGGTCATTTAGACGATAAACACAACCAACTCAATGATCTCTTTAAGCAAAACTTGTCCGATAAACCTATGACCATTCGGGATTATTTAGGAGATCGTCTGGGCATTGCTTTCTATTATCGTCATCCAAGAAACTACAATCGGCGAGGCATTTTTTCCATTGATGAACCCAGTCCAACCATTCGCGGGGTTAATCGTCCGCTACCCAAAGGATATAAGCTCAATTCCTGTGATCCTCAAAACATTGATTTAAGTCAAATTCGCCCTCTAACCACTCAAGAAAGGAGTTATTTACAAACCTTTCCAGCGTCTTTTAGTTGGGAAGGGACTAAAACCGATTTAGAACAAATGATTGGCAATGCCGTTCCTGTTCAATTGGCTAAATTCGTCGGGCAAATCATTGGCCAATATCTCGCTCAGGGATCTGGAAAAATACCGACTTTGTTTGAGCTAGAGGAAGAGTTTAACCTAGCTCAAATGGCTTTACATCGTCTGTGA